The Corynebacterium poyangense genome includes a window with the following:
- a CDS encoding ATP-grasp domain-containing protein, producing the protein MRESIIILGASVLQIPLIKKAADLGYRTVVLDRNSNADGRFLCDEFFEISTVDRVGVEKVAERIDPVAIITAATDLPINVISSVSKKLGLKSIGPDCARRCTNKAEMMGALKSVDLAIPRYTVVSSYDDFRSAAFELASIDSSSDLASMNECKAAFDPDILIKPVDCSGSRGVVKIASLKDQDLRFAWKYSTAASTYGKFIVSEFMHGPEVSVEMFMEGGRVRFAEITDKATTGSPEFVEIGHSQPCMLAADIQENILTLAEDAVDVLGIDEGPAHVEIIVDREETPRIVEVGARLGGDFITSHLVPLSTGVDLLAATINHACGKRADFRRTKQQGTAIRYILPYFNSDRFAKCGNHVVKGVVHAHLPETISALSEGKLDSASRIGEVICTGKDVNEARQRCLQWSGEKIW; encoded by the coding sequence ATGCGAGAGAGTATTATTATATTAGGCGCATCTGTTCTTCAAATTCCATTAATTAAAAAAGCCGCAGATTTGGGTTACCGGACAGTCGTCTTAGATCGTAATTCCAACGCTGACGGTAGGTTTCTCTGTGATGAGTTCTTTGAGATATCGACTGTCGATAGGGTTGGGGTAGAGAAAGTAGCAGAACGAATTGATCCTGTTGCAATTATTACTGCAGCAACTGATTTACCGATTAACGTTATATCTTCTGTCTCTAAGAAACTTGGCCTGAAGTCAATTGGGCCCGATTGTGCGCGTCGGTGCACGAATAAAGCGGAGATGATGGGGGCGCTGAAAAGTGTAGATTTAGCGATACCACGATATACAGTCGTTAGTAGTTACGATGATTTTAGATCTGCGGCTTTTGAACTAGCTAGTATAGACTCATCATCCGACCTTGCTTCGATGAATGAATGCAAAGCAGCTTTTGATCCAGATATTTTGATTAAACCTGTGGATTGTTCTGGTTCTCGTGGGGTTGTGAAGATCGCTTCATTGAAAGATCAAGATCTGCGATTTGCATGGAAATACTCGACTGCAGCGTCGACCTATGGGAAATTTATTGTATCTGAATTCATGCATGGTCCAGAAGTGTCGGTTGAGATGTTCATGGAAGGCGGTCGGGTACGGTTTGCTGAGATCACAGACAAAGCTACGACTGGTTCTCCAGAATTCGTAGAAATTGGTCATAGTCAGCCTTGCATGCTTGCAGCAGATATTCAAGAAAATATTTTAACTTTAGCCGAGGACGCGGTTGATGTTCTTGGAATAGATGAAGGACCAGCGCATGTAGAGATTATTGTTGATAGAGAAGAAACTCCAAGAATTGTAGAAGTAGGTGCTCGGCTAGGTGGCGACTTTATAACGTCCCATCTTGTACCACTGTCTACTGGAGTCGATTTGTTGGCCGCCACAATTAACCACGCCTGTGGCAAGCGCGCAGATTTTCGCAGAACAAAGCAACAGGGAACAGCTATTCGGTACATTTTACCGTACTTTAATTCCGACAGATTTGCTAAGTGCGGAAACCACGTAGTTAAAGGCGTTGTCCATGCGCATTTGCCTGAGACCATTTCGGCTTTATCGGAAGGAAAATTGGATTCAGCTTCACGAATTGGTGAAGTGATATGTACTGGTAAAGATGTTAATGAGGCCCGTCAACGGTGTCTTCAATGGAGTGGGGAGAAAATATGGTGA
- a CDS encoding ATP-grasp domain-containing protein, with amino-acid sequence MVNIEGITLRNHSIGSGSGRYKLALLGAGRANLGLAKCAKRMGIQLSVLTEYRDEKYPCLLYADKIIECDITDINWVLSSLRKYDIDGVVSTCSDTPLLAQAYLVTEKNLIGPSVFTAEACVSKKLLKEKLNDQKVNTPKAFIIDENSTDQDIVNNLQLPVIAKPIVGQGSAGVEILDTVEEISNWRNTHPSEKWVVEEYLDISYEFGAQAFLADGEIIFIEFHNDEVLSKNNPIPVLHSFPFKHTSIMEDARIQAVNAINALKITTGAVNIDFAYSKGEIYVIEITNRAGANGLVESISSRFGIDYNELIIREALGLGVEELWRNRCDPQPAIAVRMLYSNDRKKITRVRVTGETPNSNLTSFLTTMTTVSAPTSSNDYVGQLLVHGDTLEEVEAELQVLLEKVEYE; translated from the coding sequence ATGGTGAACATCGAAGGCATTACCTTAAGAAATCACTCGATCGGTTCAGGATCTGGTCGTTATAAATTAGCCTTGTTGGGTGCAGGTCGCGCCAATCTAGGCCTAGCAAAATGCGCTAAACGAATGGGTATTCAGTTGAGTGTCTTGACTGAATACCGGGATGAAAAATACCCGTGCTTACTATATGCGGATAAGATCATAGAGTGTGATATAACTGACATTAATTGGGTCTTATCTTCCTTGCGGAAATATGATATAGACGGCGTGGTAAGTACCTGCTCTGATACTCCACTGCTGGCACAAGCGTATCTCGTAACCGAAAAAAATCTTATCGGGCCGTCTGTTTTTACTGCTGAAGCTTGCGTTTCTAAAAAACTATTAAAAGAAAAATTAAATGATCAGAAGGTAAATACGCCAAAAGCATTCATTATTGATGAAAATTCAACAGATCAGGACATAGTGAACAATTTGCAATTGCCGGTAATCGCTAAACCGATTGTTGGACAAGGGTCCGCCGGGGTTGAAATCTTAGACACGGTAGAAGAAATTAGCAATTGGAGGAATACGCACCCGTCTGAAAAATGGGTAGTGGAAGAATATTTAGACATATCCTATGAATTTGGGGCACAAGCATTTTTGGCTGACGGAGAGATAATATTTATTGAATTCCATAATGATGAGGTTCTCTCCAAGAATAATCCCATCCCTGTACTGCACAGTTTTCCATTTAAACATACAAGTATTATGGAAGATGCTAGAATCCAAGCAGTAAATGCGATTAATGCCCTAAAAATCACGACAGGAGCAGTAAATATCGATTTTGCCTATAGTAAAGGTGAGATTTATGTAATTGAGATCACAAATCGCGCCGGGGCTAACGGACTGGTCGAAAGTATCTCGAGTCGTTTTGGGATTGATTATAATGAACTAATTATCCGAGAAGCATTGGGGTTGGGTGTCGAGGAGTTATGGCGAAATAGGTGTGATCCTCAACCGGCAATAGCAGTCAGAATGTTGTATTCAAATGACAGGAAAAAAATAACTCGTGTCAGAGTAACTGGTGAAACGCCAAATTCTAATCTCACTTCCTTTCTTACAACCATGACGACAGTGTCAGCACCAACATCATCAAATGATTACGTTGGGCAACTTTTAGTGCATGGAGACACGCTAGAGGAAGTAGAAGCGGAATTGCAAGTGTTACTAGAAAAGGTTGAATACGAGTAG
- a CDS encoding glycosyltransferase produces MANAFPYGTWEPYLATELRYLVRKYDIYIYSLMLRKEQLRTCRTIDPGIKVGKIFQRHPAVYFLWIIRVLLDVHFYEEVIYLSHAGNLNMTTVKNLCKFLSRAHYEKHQILKDVKKSWHPTIDEELVIYAYRSEYQPYVARMVANKFPNNNIKVISRAHSKDLYEYRNPKNYLPCRKLTFQSVDRVYCVSDHGYQYLTNRFSKHKNKFVVSRLGVNRSGYNNSRSRSKNSQLKIATCSALIPEKRIELLVQALKLIKNIDIDCTIFGSGPEARNIIAEVSLLGKNINVHVMGNTAWEKIMKWYSSESCDLLVNVSTIEGVPVSIMEALSFGVPVMATAVGGNVEIVNDDNGILLPANPGPSLIADALEKFASLNHKGKDSYRRNALNSWEKNWNAEVNYSKFILNIEELFVQSPGISV; encoded by the coding sequence TTGGCAAACGCCTTTCCTTATGGAACATGGGAACCTTATCTGGCTACTGAACTGCGCTATTTGGTTCGTAAATATGATATCTATATCTATTCACTGATGCTCCGAAAAGAGCAACTCCGAACGTGCAGAACTATAGATCCTGGAATAAAGGTCGGCAAAATATTTCAGCGACATCCTGCCGTATATTTTTTGTGGATAATCAGGGTCCTTTTAGATGTACACTTTTATGAAGAAGTGATATATCTTTCACATGCCGGTAATCTCAATATGACCACGGTAAAGAACCTGTGTAAATTTCTGTCACGGGCACATTATGAAAAGCATCAGATTCTCAAAGATGTAAAAAAATCATGGCATCCAACTATTGATGAAGAATTAGTAATATATGCATATCGATCAGAATATCAACCATACGTCGCTAGAATGGTGGCAAACAAGTTTCCGAATAATAATATAAAAGTAATTTCCAGGGCGCATAGCAAAGATCTATATGAATATCGAAATCCAAAAAATTATTTGCCATGTCGTAAATTAACCTTTCAATCCGTAGATAGAGTATATTGCGTGTCAGACCACGGCTACCAATATTTGACCAATCGATTTTCGAAACACAAGAATAAATTTGTCGTAAGCCGTTTAGGGGTGAATAGGTCAGGTTATAATAATAGCCGATCCAGATCTAAAAACAGTCAACTCAAGATAGCCACATGTTCAGCACTGATTCCGGAAAAAAGAATTGAATTATTAGTTCAAGCATTAAAGCTTATTAAAAATATTGATATTGATTGCACTATTTTTGGTAGCGGTCCAGAAGCCCGAAATATCATAGCTGAAGTATCCCTATTGGGAAAAAATATTAATGTCCATGTTATGGGGAATACTGCTTGGGAAAAGATAATGAAATGGTATTCATCGGAAAGTTGTGACTTATTGGTCAATGTATCTACAATAGAAGGTGTTCCGGTTTCAATTATGGAGGCATTGAGTTTTGGGGTACCGGTTATGGCGACTGCTGTGGGCGGGAATGTAGAGATTGTAAATGATGATAACGGAATTTTGCTTCCAGCTAATCCAGGTCCTTCCCTAATAGCCGATGCATTAGAGAAATTTGCGTCATTAAATCATAAGGGAAAGGATTCTTACAGACGCAACGCTCTTAATTCCTGGGAAAAAAATTGGAATGCCGAGGTCAATTACTCAAAGTTTATATTAAATATTGAGGAATTGTTCGTGCAATCTCCGGGCATTTCAGTTTAA
- the wzy gene encoding O-antigen polysaccharide polymerase Wzy, which yields MVCYLKLSNKVDLPLRIRLIAFIVAFSVLFLFLAFNSDALIFGFVLAIWISWLGYLISLGKSGMVSVIFYLFFGAVLLGRETIDLTFNLRINDFPQHVNKWVYVELASCLIAMIFSYSILQYAGKEKRKGGNCYHIVHDFLRFRNRDFARFELNLGRLKYLYQLDIRSSLVYLFIFLLMVSYLKKSYEISYVLQNGYLSLYTEFAKSSADQPWLILLTKCEQMLQLSFSSILAFSKVNKKSLLLIGGYVIYLALTLLTGQRFNATVGLLILVIFFILKCNHVIIKFFQQRTFTACSLLVLGIISAILILEFVEHSRGTGRDTFTSPVLNLLYQQGVSIMVLKRELLYHDHLNQDIYYSLSFLYYGIFARFRGIPVLHGNTVENALNGASLSRALTYALDKPLYLRGGGYGSSFIAEAHADFGLIGVIIIAFLYGALLYWLDGIGCSARQDILRYLLIPLIIWAPRGEATGFVTTLFQPANLLFIALLLAFALVSKVSQWFTSFIGATMKKLLLSVAVNFISLVTMGLLTLVLPGILGHTEYSWWQVYVMWSIYGGYLTLGLTDGAYLMYGGFSQENVPSKLISVQLKSLIGFHLIFSIFAIAIMIWWKPLDTWYWLVICVVFSNLFYVPRLLLTAMMQTTSSIVDFSKIIILEKLVYLFGAAAILTTGYRGFIGIIFMDLFSKAVGFSYSLYLSKEFLSWSDVSFSELKSEIFKSMSIGLYVVVANFCSLLINGIVRMVIHYHWGLAAFGYISFSFTIANLVITFGQAISIVIFPYLKRFDIESYSLIYNKISAPLTLFLTLSLLCYFPLSLFIGLYLPEYKFPVIVLGILFPMMLFEARYRVLDMTYLKALRMERFLMVNNILSVLIALALSTSIAYYFNNIVYTVLVITIVTAWRCLSSEIALRSRIDIYPYRDLFISVIGSSLMCIVVLKFHFISGGLLMLLYVIVVLLIRPRIDVSRPLLIFSKGA from the coding sequence ATGGTTTGCTATCTAAAACTATCTAATAAAGTTGATTTGCCATTGCGTATACGGCTAATTGCTTTTATAGTGGCATTCTCCGTCCTATTTTTATTTTTAGCGTTCAACAGTGATGCGTTAATATTTGGTTTTGTGCTGGCCATATGGATTTCCTGGCTTGGGTATCTTATTAGTCTTGGTAAATCGGGTATGGTCTCTGTAATTTTCTACCTGTTTTTTGGCGCAGTATTATTGGGTAGGGAAACTATAGATCTTACCTTTAACTTACGTATAAATGATTTTCCTCAGCATGTAAATAAATGGGTTTATGTTGAGCTTGCAAGTTGCTTAATTGCGATGATTTTTTCCTACTCAATTTTGCAATACGCTGGTAAGGAAAAGCGAAAAGGTGGAAATTGTTATCATATAGTCCATGATTTCTTACGCTTCCGCAATAGAGATTTTGCAAGGTTTGAATTAAATTTAGGAAGGCTGAAGTATTTGTATCAGCTTGATATTAGATCATCCTTAGTTTATCTCTTTATTTTTTTGTTGATGGTATCCTACCTTAAAAAGAGTTATGAAATTAGCTATGTTTTACAAAATGGATACCTATCATTATATACGGAGTTTGCAAAGTCCTCCGCGGATCAACCTTGGCTGATTCTATTGACAAAATGTGAACAGATGTTGCAGCTAAGCTTCAGCAGTATTCTAGCGTTTAGCAAAGTCAATAAGAAATCTCTCTTATTAATTGGTGGTTATGTAATTTACTTAGCGTTAACCTTGTTAACGGGACAAAGGTTTAATGCGACTGTTGGGCTACTAATTCTAGTAATATTTTTTATATTGAAGTGTAACCATGTAATCATCAAATTTTTCCAACAGCGGACTTTTACTGCATGCTCACTGCTTGTGCTGGGGATTATTTCAGCTATACTGATCTTGGAGTTTGTTGAACACTCTAGGGGAACAGGACGTGATACCTTCACCTCACCTGTCCTAAATTTATTGTATCAGCAGGGTGTTTCTATTATGGTACTGAAGCGTGAGCTTTTGTATCATGACCATTTAAACCAGGATATCTATTATTCACTTTCATTTTTATACTATGGAATTTTTGCCCGGTTTCGTGGAATTCCAGTCCTGCATGGTAATACTGTAGAAAACGCTCTTAATGGCGCCAGCCTAAGCAGAGCGTTGACGTATGCCTTGGATAAACCTTTATATTTACGTGGGGGTGGCTACGGAAGCTCTTTTATAGCCGAAGCACATGCTGATTTTGGGCTAATTGGAGTCATAATCATCGCGTTTCTCTATGGAGCCTTATTATATTGGTTGGATGGTATAGGATGTTCGGCCCGGCAGGATATCCTACGTTATCTTTTAATTCCTCTAATTATCTGGGCCCCTCGAGGTGAAGCGACAGGATTCGTGACTACCTTATTTCAACCCGCGAATTTGCTTTTCATCGCGTTATTATTAGCTTTCGCTTTGGTGTCTAAGGTATCGCAATGGTTCACTTCGTTCATAGGTGCCACTATGAAAAAGCTACTTCTCTCAGTGGCTGTGAATTTTATCAGTTTGGTCACTATGGGATTGCTAACACTGGTACTCCCCGGAATTCTCGGGCATACGGAGTATTCATGGTGGCAGGTATATGTCATGTGGTCAATATATGGCGGTTATCTAACACTTGGCCTGACTGATGGAGCTTATCTTATGTACGGCGGTTTTTCCCAGGAGAACGTTCCTTCAAAGCTTATCAGTGTTCAACTGAAATCTCTTATTGGCTTCCACCTCATATTTTCGATTTTTGCTATTGCGATTATGATCTGGTGGAAGCCGTTAGATACGTGGTATTGGCTGGTTATATGTGTCGTATTTTCAAATTTATTTTATGTACCCAGATTGTTACTTACGGCAATGATGCAAACTACATCCAGTATTGTCGACTTTTCTAAAATTATTATCCTTGAAAAATTGGTTTACTTATTTGGGGCCGCGGCAATCCTAACTACGGGATATCGCGGGTTTATTGGCATAATATTTATGGACCTATTCTCGAAAGCAGTGGGCTTTAGTTATTCTCTTTATCTTTCTAAAGAGTTCCTATCTTGGTCTGATGTTTCTTTTAGTGAATTGAAAAGCGAGATATTCAAGTCCATGAGCATTGGCCTGTATGTGGTAGTAGCTAATTTCTGTTCATTATTAATCAATGGCATTGTTCGCATGGTGATTCATTATCACTGGGGGTTAGCAGCGTTTGGATATATTTCTTTTTCATTTACTATCGCGAATTTAGTTATTACTTTCGGCCAGGCAATATCAATTGTTATTTTCCCTTATCTTAAACGGTTTGATATTGAGAGTTATAGTCTTATCTATAATAAAATATCCGCTCCTTTGACTTTATTCCTTACCCTTTCGCTGCTTTGCTATTTCCCCTTGTCTTTATTTATTGGTTTGTATTTGCCGGAATATAAGTTTCCCGTTATAGTTTTAGGAATTCTTTTCCCAATGATGTTGTTTGAGGCTAGATACCGAGTCTTAGATATGACTTATTTAAAGGCTCTCAGGATGGAGAGATTTCTTATGGTTAATAATATTTTATCGGTTCTTATAGCATTGGCATTATCAACGTCTATCGCCTATTACTTTAATAATATAGTTTATACCGTCTTGGTGATTACAATAGTTACCGCCTGGCGTTGTCTTAGTTCGGAAATCGCTTTGAGGAGTAGGATAGACATTTATCCATACCGGGATTTGTTCATTAGTGTAATTGGATCCTCGCTTATGTGTATTGTGGTTTTGAAATTTCATTTCATTTCGGGTGGACTCCTAATGCTTTTGTATGTTATTGTAGTTCTTTTAATTCGTCCACGTATTGATGTTTCAAGGCCTTTGTTGATTTTTTCAAAAGGTGCTTAA
- a CDS encoding multifunctional oxoglutarate decarboxylase/oxoglutarate dehydrogenase thiamine pyrophosphate-binding subunit/dihydrolipoyllysine-residue succinyltransferase subunit, translated as MSSASTFGQNQWLVDMMYQQFQDDPKSVDPEWRELFESGEKLADSAAAASASGATKKNTKSAKTSKADAGLGVEAKDTPPEKIAEKARQAAPNPREVEQARKEATQKKRENSPLNKVKEQPSAGKKPLKGLFKAIAKNMDESLEIPTATSVRDMPARLMFENRAMINDQLKRTRGGKISFTHIIGYALVKAVMAHPDMNLRYEVIDGKPTVVTPEHINLGLAIDLPQKDGTRALVVAAIKECETKNFSEFVDAYEDIVNRSRVGKLTLEDYQGVTISLTNPGGIGTRHSVPRLTKGQGTIIGVGSMDYPAEFAGASADRLAELGVGKLVTITSTYDHRIIQGAESGDFLRTMSQLLIDDAFWDEIFECMKVPYTPMRWAQDIPNTGVDKNTRVMQLIEAYRSRGHLIADTNPLNWHQPGLPIPDHRDLDIATHGLSLWDLDRTFNVGGFGGKETMTLREVLSRLRSAYTLKVGSEYSHILDRDERLWLQDRLEAGMPKPTNAEQKYILQKLNAAEAFENFLQTKYVGQKRFSLEGAESLIPLMDSAIDTAAGQGLDEVVIGMPHRGRLNVLFNIVGKPLATIFNEFEGNMEQAQTGGSGDVKYHLGAEGQHIQMFGDGEIKVSLTANPSHLEAVDPVMVGLARARQDILDKGQEGYTVMPLMLHGDASFAGLGVVQETLNLAQLRGYTVGGTVHIVVNNQIGFTTTPDSGRSCHYATDLAKAYGCPVFHVNGDDPEAVVWVGQLATEYRRRFGKDVFIDLVCYRRRGHNEADDPSMTQPKMYELINHRESVRAHYTEDLVGRGDLSNEDAEKAARDFHDQMESVFNEVKEAEKKGPQEQTGITSSQDLPHGLETNITREELVEIGNAYSNLPEGFEFHSRVKPVAKKRLASVTEGGIDWGWGELIAFGSLANAGKLVRLAGEDSRRGTFTQRHAVVYDPQTGEEFNALHELAQSKGEGKFLVYNSALTEFAGMGFEYGYSVGNPDAVVAWEAQFGDFANGGQTIIDEYVSSGEAKWGQLSSVILLLPHGYEGQGPDHSSARIERFLQLCAEGSMTVAQPSTPANHFHLLRRHALGGLRRPLVVFTPKSMLRNKAAVSSVEDFTETKKFQAVINDPRLVNAHHEVVGDVDKVKTIMLCSGKIYYDLEKKRAKDKRDDVAIIRVEMLHPIPFNRLKEAFDAFPNAEEIRFVQDEPANQGPWPFYNEHLPNLIPDMLPLRRISRRSQSSTSTGIAKVHQAEQTQLLEEAFS; from the coding sequence GTGAGCAGCGCGAGTACATTCGGCCAGAACCAGTGGCTGGTAGATATGATGTACCAGCAGTTCCAGGATGACCCGAAGTCGGTTGATCCGGAATGGCGGGAACTATTCGAGTCCGGAGAAAAATTAGCCGATTCCGCAGCCGCTGCTTCGGCTTCCGGAGCAACTAAGAAGAACACCAAGTCTGCCAAGACGAGCAAGGCGGACGCCGGACTTGGGGTTGAAGCTAAGGACACTCCACCGGAGAAAATAGCTGAGAAGGCGCGTCAGGCTGCTCCGAACCCCCGCGAAGTTGAGCAGGCCCGCAAGGAAGCCACCCAAAAGAAACGAGAGAATTCTCCGTTAAATAAAGTTAAGGAACAGCCCTCGGCTGGAAAGAAACCGCTCAAGGGTCTTTTTAAAGCCATCGCAAAGAACATGGATGAGTCTTTAGAGATTCCGACGGCTACTTCAGTGCGCGATATGCCTGCCCGGTTGATGTTTGAAAACCGGGCCATGATTAATGACCAACTCAAGCGCACCCGCGGCGGCAAAATCTCGTTCACCCATATTATTGGTTATGCCCTGGTCAAAGCCGTTATGGCCCACCCGGATATGAATCTGCGCTACGAGGTTATTGATGGGAAACCTACCGTAGTTACGCCGGAGCATATCAACCTCGGTTTAGCAATTGACCTTCCCCAAAAAGACGGAACTCGGGCCTTGGTCGTCGCCGCTATTAAAGAGTGCGAAACCAAGAATTTCTCTGAATTCGTTGACGCTTATGAAGACATAGTTAACCGCTCTAGGGTAGGAAAACTCACACTGGAGGATTATCAGGGAGTCACTATTTCCCTAACTAACCCCGGTGGAATAGGTACCCGACATTCCGTTCCCCGACTTACCAAGGGACAGGGCACGATTATTGGTGTCGGTTCTATGGATTACCCGGCTGAATTTGCCGGTGCCTCTGCTGACCGTCTCGCTGAACTAGGCGTCGGAAAGCTTGTCACTATTACCTCGACGTATGACCACCGCATCATTCAAGGTGCCGAATCCGGTGACTTCCTGCGCACCATGAGCCAACTGCTCATTGATGACGCCTTCTGGGACGAAATCTTCGAATGCATGAAGGTTCCTTATACGCCGATGCGTTGGGCTCAGGACATTCCTAATACTGGTGTCGATAAAAACACCAGGGTCATGCAGCTCATTGAGGCCTATCGTTCTCGGGGTCACCTCATTGCTGACACCAACCCATTGAATTGGCATCAGCCAGGGCTTCCGATCCCCGATCACCGCGATCTCGATATCGCCACTCACGGCCTAAGTCTCTGGGATCTGGACCGCACCTTTAACGTGGGTGGATTCGGCGGTAAAGAAACCATGACTTTGCGTGAGGTTTTGAGCCGGCTGCGCTCCGCCTACACGCTGAAGGTAGGAAGCGAATATTCCCACATTCTGGATCGCGATGAACGGCTTTGGCTCCAAGACCGGTTAGAAGCTGGGATGCCTAAGCCCACCAATGCCGAGCAGAAGTATATTCTTCAAAAGCTCAATGCAGCCGAGGCCTTTGAGAACTTCCTCCAGACCAAGTATGTTGGCCAAAAGCGTTTCTCGCTGGAAGGTGCCGAATCTCTCATCCCGCTGATGGACTCCGCCATTGATACCGCTGCGGGCCAAGGTCTTGACGAAGTAGTTATCGGGATGCCGCACCGCGGGCGCCTCAACGTGCTCTTTAATATCGTCGGTAAACCGCTGGCCACCATCTTCAACGAGTTTGAAGGCAACATGGAGCAAGCCCAGACCGGCGGTTCGGGCGACGTAAAATATCACCTTGGCGCTGAAGGTCAACACATTCAGATGTTTGGTGACGGGGAAATTAAAGTCAGTTTGACCGCGAACCCCTCGCACCTAGAAGCCGTTGATCCGGTGATGGTGGGTCTGGCTCGTGCTCGCCAAGACATTCTGGATAAAGGTCAAGAAGGCTACACCGTCATGCCGCTCATGCTGCATGGAGATGCCTCTTTCGCTGGCCTGGGAGTAGTTCAAGAAACACTCAATCTGGCTCAACTTCGCGGTTACACGGTCGGTGGAACAGTACACATCGTCGTCAACAACCAGATTGGTTTTACCACTACCCCAGATTCCGGACGGTCCTGCCACTACGCTACCGACCTTGCTAAGGCCTACGGTTGCCCAGTCTTCCACGTCAATGGTGATGATCCGGAAGCCGTAGTGTGGGTAGGCCAGCTAGCTACTGAGTACCGTCGTCGCTTCGGTAAAGATGTCTTCATTGACCTGGTTTGTTATCGTCGACGCGGACATAACGAAGCTGATGATCCCTCCATGACTCAGCCAAAGATGTATGAATTGATTAACCACCGTGAATCGGTTCGTGCTCATTACACTGAGGATCTTGTTGGACGCGGTGATCTTTCTAATGAGGATGCTGAAAAAGCTGCTCGCGACTTCCATGACCAGATGGAAAGCGTCTTCAACGAGGTGAAAGAAGCGGAGAAGAAAGGTCCCCAGGAGCAAACGGGCATCACCAGCTCTCAGGATCTTCCGCATGGTTTAGAAACCAATATCACTCGAGAAGAACTGGTAGAGATTGGAAATGCTTATTCCAACCTTCCAGAAGGTTTCGAATTCCACTCGCGAGTCAAACCAGTAGCTAAGAAACGCCTCGCGTCAGTCACGGAAGGGGGAATTGATTGGGGCTGGGGTGAGCTCATCGCCTTCGGTTCCTTGGCTAACGCTGGAAAACTTGTCCGTCTAGCTGGCGAAGATTCCCGGCGCGGCACCTTTACTCAACGACACGCTGTGGTTTATGACCCCCAGACTGGTGAAGAATTCAACGCCCTTCACGAACTTGCCCAATCCAAGGGTGAGGGCAAATTCCTGGTCTATAACTCCGCTCTCACGGAGTTTGCTGGTATGGGATTTGAGTATGGCTATTCGGTAGGAAACCCTGATGCCGTCGTGGCGTGGGAAGCTCAGTTCGGTGATTTTGCCAATGGTGGGCAGACCATCATTGATGAATATGTCTCTTCCGGTGAAGCTAAGTGGGGACAACTGTCCTCGGTTATATTGCTCTTACCTCATGGTTATGAGGGCCAAGGGCCGGACCACTCTTCAGCCCGAATCGAGCGTTTCTTACAGCTATGCGCTGAAGGTTCTATGACCGTAGCTCAGCCCTCCACCCCTGCTAATCACTTTCATCTCTTGCGCCGTCATGCACTTGGTGGGCTTCGTCGCCCCTTGGTGGTGTTTACTCCAAAGTCCATGCTGCGTAATAAAGCCGCTGTGTCCAGCGTGGAGGACTTCACTGAAACCAAGAAGTTCCAGGCTGTCATCAACGATCCACGCCTCGTCAACGCTCACCATGAGGTAGTTGGCGACGTGGATAAAGTAAAGACCATCATGCTGTGCTCCGGCAAGATTTACTATGACCTAGAAAAGAAGCGGGCTAAGGATAAGCGTGATGACGTTGCTATCATCCGGGTAGAGATGCTGCATCCTATTCCTTTCAACCGCCTCAAGGAAGCCTTCGATGCCTTCCCGAATGCCGAGGAAATTCGTTTTGTACAGGATGAACCGGCCAATCAAGGACCGTGGCCGTTCTATAACGAGCACCTTCCCAACCTAATCCCAGATATGTTGCCATTGCGTCGTATCTCTCGACGTTCGCAGTCTTCTACCTCCACGGGTATCGCGAAAGTCCACCAAGCTGAGCAAACTCAGCTACTAGAAGAAGCATTTTCATAG